Proteins encoded within one genomic window of Salipaludibacillus agaradhaerens:
- a CDS encoding helix-turn-helix domain-containing protein, with protein MCKALDCQPGDILKYEDEDIK; from the coding sequence ATATGTAAGGCATTGGACTGCCAACCAGGAGATATTTTAAAATACGAAGATGAAGACATAAAATAA
- a CDS encoding alpha/beta fold hydrolase, with protein sequence MIKEMLIPIKNCKLYAKLVGKNNGKPTIIMESGYGDYSKAWDSVIAEISMLSNVLIYDRAGLGKSEPSPNSRTSSEMVKELKALLIKAKIEPPYILVGHSFGGVNLRLYATEYPNEVCGLILVDSTPEDYIERLLPTMTKEFQQAYNKQFVYEGNYDEFMESLKQLKESKRQLDVPLVVLSAGKKAHYSEKSQMLWNEMQKEISKTSSKGQFLIAENSTHYIQNDKPEVVVNAIKALVDNI encoded by the coding sequence ATGATAAAAGAGATGTTGATACCAATAAAAAATTGTAAACTATATGCCAAATTAGTTGGTAAAAATAATGGTAAACCAACTATAATAATGGAATCTGGTTATGGGGATTATTCAAAGGCTTGGGATTCAGTAATAGCAGAAATTTCAATGCTTTCGAATGTTCTAATTTACGATAGAGCAGGACTTGGGAAGAGTGAACCAAGTCCTAACTCAAGAACAAGCAGTGAGATGGTAAAAGAATTAAAAGCCCTTCTTATTAAAGCGAAGATAGAACCGCCGTACATATTAGTCGGTCATTCATTTGGAGGAGTTAATTTACGATTATATGCAACTGAATATCCCAATGAGGTTTGTGGACTTATCTTGGTTGATTCTACGCCTGAAGATTATATAGAAAGGCTTCTCCCTACAATGACTAAAGAATTTCAACAAGCATATAACAAACAATTTGTTTACGAAGGAAATTATGATGAATTTATGGAAAGTTTAAAACAACTAAAAGAATCCAAAAGACAATTAGATGTACCATTAGTTGTTCTATCGGCAGGAAAGAAAGCCCATTACTCAGAGAAATCACAAATGTTATGGAATGAAATGCAGAAAGAGATTTCTAAAACATCATCAAAAGGTCAGTTCTTAATTGCTGAAAATAGTACCCATTATATACAAAATGATAAACCAGAAGTTGTAGTTAATGCAATAAAAGCATTGGTAGACAACATTTAG
- a CDS encoding tetratricopeptide repeat protein: MKKLYQKLFKKNRVNQFNVFIEEARNEPNKQEKINMLSHLIDNYPSHYEGYFERGLIYLDLEDNEAAIDDFTKAISLSSDNEELYFYRALAFSNLNYTKQAIEDFTTFIHLSPHNPLPFFNRGTLYESLEDYTSALADYNNAIEIDETYLDAYYNMASIYFQLGNTNKGITCCEKIIEQDPAYVDAYFLLGRIHNSLTDYDKSLKYYYLYLDILGSDWKAYHNIGNIYDELHDYTKAIEAYTMAIDQGGNSSTYLNRSFTYVKVENYNEALQDLNFLLNREPNHAWAYYHRASLYHDLNQCDIAMQDINKAISLDPTEPEFYNLRGCILLSLKNYEEAIKEAKYALSLDPDLEITYSTLAEINAELQETDLLFKYLEKALQLGYSPQKCLETSYFKPYFEHDQFKSLMETYTI, encoded by the coding sequence ATGAAAAAATTATATCAAAAATTATTTAAGAAAAATCGAGTAAATCAATTTAACGTCTTCATAGAAGAGGCCAGAAACGAACCTAATAAACAGGAAAAAATAAACATGTTATCACATTTAATTGACAATTATCCATCACATTATGAAGGCTATTTTGAGCGTGGATTAATTTATTTAGATTTGGAAGATAATGAAGCGGCCATAGATGATTTTACTAAGGCTATTTCATTATCTTCAGATAATGAAGAGCTCTATTTCTATAGAGCTCTGGCTTTTTCCAATCTTAATTATACTAAACAAGCTATAGAAGATTTTACGACTTTCATTCATCTATCCCCTCATAATCCACTCCCTTTCTTTAATAGAGGGACCTTATATGAGAGTTTAGAAGATTATACAAGCGCCTTAGCTGACTATAATAACGCAATTGAAATTGACGAGACTTATTTAGACGCCTATTATAATATGGCCTCAATTTATTTCCAGCTAGGAAATACAAATAAAGGAATCACGTGTTGTGAAAAAATTATTGAACAAGATCCTGCATACGTTGACGCCTATTTTTTACTTGGACGCATACACAATTCATTAACTGACTATGATAAGTCCCTTAAATACTATTATTTATATCTTGATATATTAGGCTCTGATTGGAAAGCTTATCACAATATAGGAAACATATATGATGAATTACATGATTATACTAAAGCTATAGAAGCATATACGATGGCCATTGATCAGGGCGGTAATTCATCAACCTACCTAAATAGATCCTTCACTTATGTAAAGGTGGAGAATTATAATGAGGCTTTACAGGATCTAAATTTCCTATTAAATCGTGAGCCAAACCATGCTTGGGCCTACTACCATAGAGCTTCTTTATATCACGATTTAAACCAATGTGATATCGCCATGCAAGATATTAACAAAGCTATATCATTAGACCCTACTGAGCCAGAGTTCTACAACTTACGAGGATGTATTTTGTTGTCCTTAAAAAACTATGAAGAAGCCATTAAAGAAGCCAAATACGCCTTATCACTTGATCCAGATCTAGAAATAACTTATTCTACCCTAGCAGAAATTAATGCAGAGTTACAAGAAACTGATTTACTATTTAAGTACTTAGAAAAAGCTCTGCAGTTAGGTTATTCTCCTCAGAAATGCTTAGAAACGTCCTATTTTAAACCTTATTTTGAACATGACCAGTTCAAATCACTGATGGAAACCTACACCATATAA
- a CDS encoding tetratricopeptide repeat protein, with amino-acid sequence MKKLYQKLFKKNRVNQLNVFIEEARNEPNKQEKINMLSHLIDNYPSHYEGYFERGLIYLDLEDNEATIDDFTKAISLFSDNEELYFYRALAFSNLNYTKQAIEDYTTIIHLSPHNPLPFFNRGTLYESLEDYTSALADYNNAIEIDETYLDAYYNMASIYFQLGNTNKGITCCEKIIEQDPAYVDAYFLLGRIHNSLTDYDKSLKYYYLYLDILGSDWKAYHNIGNIYDELHDYTKAIDAYTMAIDHGGNSSTYLNRSFAYVKVENYNEALQDLNFLLNREPNHAWGYFHRASLYHDLNQCDIAMKDINKAISLDPTEPEFYNLRGCILLSLKNYEEAIKEAKYALSLDPDLETPYSTLAEINAELQETDLLFKYLEKALQLGHSTKTCLETPYFKPYFEHDQFKSLMETYTI; translated from the coding sequence ATGAAAAAATTATATCAAAAATTATTTAAGAAAAATCGAGTAAATCAATTAAACGTCTTCATAGAAGAGGCCAGAAACGAACCTAATAAACAGGAAAAAATAAACATGTTATCACATTTAATTGACAATTATCCATCACATTATGAAGGCTATTTTGAGCGTGGATTAATTTATTTAGATTTGGAAGATAATGAAGCGACCATAGATGATTTTACTAAGGCTATTTCATTATTTTCAGATAATGAAGAGCTCTATTTCTATAGAGCTCTGGCTTTTTCCAATCTTAATTATACTAAACAAGCTATAGAAGATTATACAACGATCATTCATCTATCCCCTCATAATCCACTCCCTTTCTTTAATAGAGGGACCTTATATGAGAGTTTAGAAGATTATACAAGCGCCTTAGCTGACTATAATAACGCAATTGAAATTGACGAGACTTATTTAGACGCCTATTATAATATGGCCTCAATTTATTTCCAGCTAGGAAATACAAATAAAGGAATCACGTGTTGTGAAAAAATTATTGAACAAGATCCTGCATACGTTGACGCCTATTTTTTACTTGGACGCATACACAATTCATTAACTGACTATGATAAGTCCCTTAAATACTATTATTTATATCTTGATATATTAGGCTCTGATTGGAAAGCTTATCACAATATAGGAAACATATATGATGAATTACATGATTATACTAAAGCTATAGATGCATATACGATGGCCATTGATCATGGTGGTAACTCATCGACCTATCTAAATAGATCCTTCGCGTATGTAAAGGTGGAGAATTATAATGAGGCTTTACAGGATCTAAATTTCTTATTAAACCGTGAGCCAAACCATGCTTGGGGCTATTTCCATAGAGCTTCTTTATATCACGATTTAAACCAATGTGATATCGCCATGAAAGATATTAACAAAGCTATATCATTAGACCCTACTGAGCCAGAGTTCTACAACTTACGAGGATGTATTTTGTTGTCCTTAAAAAACTATGAAGAAGCCATTAAAGAAGCCAAATACGCCTTATCACTTGATCCAGATCTAGAAACACCTTATTCTACCCTGGCAGAAATTAATGCAGAGTTACAAGAAACTGACTTACTATTTAAGTACTTAGAGAAAGCTCTGCAGTTAGGCCATTCCACAAAGACATGCTTAGAAACGCCCTATTTTAAACCTTATTTTGAGCATGACCAGTTTAAATCACTGATGGAAACCTACACCATATAA
- a CDS encoding RidA family protein, producing the protein MTKKFLNPENMPKTAGYTHVVDARHSRTIYISGQIAFDENGEVVGVGNLAEQTRQVFENIHIALKAAGLTFDDVVKLTFFLTDISQMKAVREIRDQYINTKNPPASSAVEVSRLITDDLLIEIEAIAVAD; encoded by the coding sequence ATGACAAAAAAGTTTCTCAATCCAGAAAACATGCCGAAAACAGCAGGATACACCCACGTAGTAGATGCTAGACATTCACGAACCATTTATATTTCAGGGCAAATAGCTTTTGACGAAAATGGGGAAGTTGTCGGTGTTGGAAATTTAGCCGAGCAAACAAGACAAGTATTTGAAAATATTCATATAGCGTTAAAAGCAGCTGGATTAACTTTTGATGACGTCGTAAAATTGACATTCTTTTTAACTGATATATCGCAAATGAAGGCTGTCAGAGAAATCCGAGATCAGTACATTAATACAAAAAATCCACCAGCTAGTTCGGCTGTAGAGGTGAGTAGGCTTATTACGGACGATTTGTTAATTGAGATTGAAGCCATAGCTGTAGCTGACTAA
- a CDS encoding Rap family tetratricopeptide repeat protein: MSQKFKTFIIQIVVVNDGICSKMTLNRKKSGEVYIQGEDEGILIEKIASENVAEMLNEWYSMIVQHNVKKAVEIKNEIEQTLPFMEENQNLVIYFTLLDFRHKMMIRNIHDLKDDLNYFEEQNINQTDTIIEYYYYFFAGQYNFYNRNFMQAIKNYELAENKLKLVSDPIEEAEFHYHLGQAYYRIEQHFLSLNHAKKALKIFGEFENYLEKELNSEMLLAANLVDLCHYDKAYSYYYTALKKAEEGNFKLSIALANFNLGLCYQRQMTYDLSITHFEEALKISEYSESSRGVRGIYELAYTLYKAKRNEEGHQLLLSGMERAKREEQKEALTKFKVIHACYELQSIPIIISLLDELGKFQLWTDVVELSYEIGVVFEERGNYEGAMKFYKKAVQAKTEVHKMSEVII, from the coding sequence ATGTCACAAAAATTTAAAACTTTTATTATACAAATAGTGGTTGTAAATGATGGAATATGTAGTAAAATGACATTAAATAGAAAAAAGAGTGGGGAAGTGTATATTCAAGGAGAGGATGAAGGAATTTTGATAGAAAAAATAGCATCCGAAAACGTAGCTGAAATGCTCAATGAATGGTATAGCATGATTGTACAGCATAATGTTAAAAAAGCTGTAGAAATTAAAAATGAAATTGAACAGACGTTGCCGTTTATGGAAGAAAATCAAAATTTGGTGATATACTTCACCCTCTTAGACTTCCGACACAAAATGATGATAAGGAACATCCACGATTTGAAGGATGATTTAAATTATTTTGAAGAACAAAATATTAATCAAACAGATACAATAATAGAATATTATTATTATTTTTTTGCGGGACAATACAATTTTTACAATAGAAACTTTATGCAAGCAATTAAAAATTACGAATTAGCTGAAAATAAGCTAAAACTTGTGTCAGACCCAATCGAAGAGGCAGAATTTCATTATCATCTGGGACAAGCATACTATCGAATTGAGCAACATTTTTTATCATTAAATCATGCAAAAAAAGCATTAAAAATTTTCGGAGAATTTGAAAATTACTTGGAGAAAGAATTAAATAGTGAAATGCTTTTAGCTGCTAACTTAGTAGATCTATGCCATTATGATAAAGCTTACTCATACTATTATACGGCTTTAAAGAAAGCGGAGGAAGGGAACTTTAAACTTTCTATTGCATTAGCAAATTTTAATTTAGGTTTATGCTATCAACGGCAAATGACGTATGACCTTTCAATTACACATTTTGAAGAAGCTTTAAAAATTTCGGAATATAGCGAATCAAGTAGAGGAGTAAGAGGTATATATGAATTAGCTTATACGTTATATAAGGCTAAAAGAAATGAAGAAGGCCATCAATTACTTTTATCTGGAATGGAAAGGGCTAAAAGAGAAGAACAGAAAGAGGCTTTAACAAAATTTAAGGTGATTCATGCGTGTTATGAGTTACAGTCGATTCCAATAATTATTTCTTTATTGGATGAACTTGGGAAGTTTCAATTATGGACAGATGTAGTGGAATTATCTTACGAAATTGGAGTTGTTTTTGAAGAAAGGGGGAATTACGAAGGGGCGATGAAATTTTATAAAAAGGCTGTGCAAGCTAAAACGGAAGTACACAAAATGAGTGAGGTGATAATATGA
- a CDS encoding putative holin-like toxin, whose product MAHLPKGGDAYMVSVTEALTLMISFGMLIVALLTFDHKK is encoded by the coding sequence TTGGCGCACCTTCCGAAAGGAGGTGATGCCTATATGGTGAGTGTGACAGAAGCGTTAACATTAATGATCTCGTTTGGGATGTTAATCGTGGCGTTGTTGACATTCGATCATAAAAAATAA
- a CDS encoding tetratricopeptide repeat protein, protein MLINLDTIVYFYKCFFIFLTAYFTYFYVHTFKKGFLIFTTISALHVLSIFNLVNYLVIYYLMALVFLIGWIIDKRLTWLFLTFPQLIIILDTVSPFFDSYSPFFRYIVSAIKGVILYYLYITLVRAVYQDPLLAKKLNTRHNKFYRMTDEKKINYLTKLLDKHPVTENYISRGNVYHTIGEVEKAQADYLKAIETSPEHASGYIYLGILHIEQHAYTTALTYINKAVSLTEDENKAAILYQRAICHYHLGHYREALKDISETQQTYIGDAHIFLLRARTFLAMGYPDQALIDAEKAIEKSQGDSNENDTDTKEEALTLLADIRAKQAETTP, encoded by the coding sequence ATGCTAATAAACCTCGATACAATCGTTTATTTTTACAAATGTTTCTTTATTTTTTTAACAGCTTACTTTACCTATTTTTATGTTCATACATTTAAAAAGGGATTTTTAATTTTCACTACCATCTCAGCATTACATGTTCTATCCATTTTTAATTTGGTTAATTATTTAGTGATTTACTATCTCATGGCGCTTGTATTCCTTATCGGATGGATCATTGATAAACGGCTAACATGGCTTTTCCTGACATTCCCACAACTCATTATCATTCTGGATACAGTCTCGCCCTTTTTTGATTCTTATAGCCCATTTTTTCGCTATATAGTATCAGCAATCAAAGGTGTTATACTCTATTATTTATATATCACATTAGTTCGTGCTGTGTATCAGGACCCTCTGCTAGCTAAAAAGCTAAATACCCGACATAATAAGTTTTATCGTATGACAGATGAAAAAAAGATTAACTATCTAACAAAATTACTAGATAAACATCCCGTCACGGAAAATTATATTAGTCGTGGGAATGTCTATCACACTATTGGAGAAGTGGAAAAAGCACAAGCCGATTATCTTAAAGCAATTGAAACGTCACCAGAACATGCTTCTGGTTATATCTACTTAGGTATACTTCACATCGAACAACACGCTTATACTACTGCCCTAACCTATATCAATAAGGCTGTGTCCCTTACTGAAGACGAGAACAAAGCAGCTATTTTATATCAGCGAGCTATCTGTCACTATCATTTAGGTCATTATCGCGAAGCACTAAAAGATATAAGTGAAACACAACAAACCTATATAGGAGACGCTCATATTTTTCTGCTTCGCGCACGCACATTTTTAGCCATGGGATACCCGGATCAAGCTTTGATTGATGCTGAGAAAGCTATTGAAAAAAGTCAAGGTGATTCCAATGAGAACGATACTGATACTAAAGAAGAGGCCCTCACATTATTAGCAGACATTAGAGCGAAACAAGCTGAGACGACACCCTAA
- a CDS encoding GNAT family N-acetyltransferase — MKLTERTLRIIKNAEKEAEKTTKVVHPIHLLLGILLVRTSVCAELNNNHPDLWDKLNRRAKDINFTNEHGISYGPFTRKIALSTKEVMDNANKLMKRYKQIYLNEGHIVEAIFSSNDYSTKIIIDGLDVPRILEIVAFPRDMIVSLRNYSFPDIQTNDIIFRRAEQNDVISLMNFIKEEFGNEWLDSLENGFLKDKIPIFIALGDKEILGFSCFDVVRHKKGLFGPMGTTHSKRVQGIGYTLLHMCLREMKEIGYEYAVIGEAGPLEFYEKACNAVVIPKPM, encoded by the coding sequence TTGAAATTAACTGAACGTACTTTAAGAATAATTAAAAACGCGGAAAAAGAAGCTGAAAAGACAACTAAAGTTGTTCATCCAATTCATTTACTTTTAGGTATATTGTTGGTAAGGACAAGTGTGTGTGCTGAGCTAAATAATAACCACCCCGATCTTTGGGATAAATTAAATAGACGAGCAAAAGATATAAATTTTACTAACGAACACGGGATAAGTTATGGACCTTTTACAAGAAAAATTGCTTTATCCACTAAAGAGGTGATGGATAATGCAAATAAGCTAATGAAACGGTACAAACAGATTTATTTAAATGAAGGACATATTGTTGAGGCAATTTTTAGTAGCAATGACTACTCAACAAAGATTATAATTGATGGATTGGATGTTCCTCGTATCCTTGAAATCGTCGCTTTTCCGAGAGATATGATTGTTTCATTGAGGAATTATTCGTTTCCAGATATTCAAACAAACGATATAATTTTTAGAAGAGCAGAGCAAAATGATGTTATTTCTTTAATGAACTTTATAAAAGAAGAATTTGGAAATGAATGGTTAGACTCCCTTGAAAACGGGTTTTTAAAAGACAAGATTCCTATTTTTATTGCTTTAGGTGATAAAGAAATTCTAGGTTTTTCTTGCTTTGATGTTGTTCGACATAAAAAGGGATTGTTTGGTCCAATGGGAACTACTCATTCAAAAAGGGTACAAGGTATAGGATACACCTTGCTTCATATGTGCTTAAGAGAAATGAAAGAAATAGGATATGAATATGCTGTAATTGGAGAAGCGGGACCACTTGAATTTTATGAAAAAGCTTGCAATGCGGTTGTAATTCCTAAACCTATGTAA